The genomic region CCGATACGGGCGCTTCCTTTCCGGTGCCGCCGGTAACCACAGCAATCGACAGGCTTTGCCGCGACGGCAAGCGCGCCATGTGGGTCGGACTGAAGCAGGTGCGCCCGGGTCAACCATTGGCTGCGATTGGCAATGCCATCGGCGACTTTGCCCGCAAGAACCGTTATTCGCTCGTCACCAACCTCGCGAGCCACGGCATCGGCCGTTCGTTGCATGAGGAGCCGGGCGAGATCGCCACCTGGCCGGACCCGTCCGAGCGGCGGCACATGACCGATGGTATGGTTTTCACCGTCGAGCCGTTCTTGTCGATGGGCGCTCACTGGGCGGAAGGCGGAGACGATGACTGGACGCTCTACAGCGAGCCGCGCGCCCCGACGGTCCAGTATGAACATACCGTCGTCGTCACGCGCGGCGGGCCGCTGGTCGTGACTTTGCCGGGCTGACGCACCACTGACCCCGTGGATCGTTCGATTCCTTCAATAGGACGTTCAATTATAGTCATTTGTCGTCTTCTTGCTGCGGTGCAATAAGAAGACCATGAGCACGCTTCACAAACTGCCGGACCGCGATCACGTCCCTTCGAAGCAAACCGGTGCCGGCCTTCATGAGGTAAAGCACCGCGGAAGCAAAGAGCCGGCGTCTTCCGTCGTGCATCCCGCTCCGAGTGACAATCTCGCGGCTACGGCGGTCGCCGGTGCCATCGCGATGGCAGTTGCCATGGGCTTCGGCCGTTTTTCCTACACGCCGATCCTGCCGGCGATGATGGCAGATGCTGGGCTCTCGCCGCGGGACGCCGGGCTGATTGCATCGGCGAACTTCGTTGGCTATCTCGCCGGCGCCGTGCTTGCGGCCTATGGCTGGGCTCATGGTCGCGAACGGCGGATCGGCCTCGCGGCGCTCGTGGCGACGACGCTATTGCTCGCCGCCATGGGGATGACGTCCTCCGTGCTCGCTTACTCGGTCATTCGTTTCCTTGCCGGCCTCGCCAGCGCCTTCGCGATGATCTTCATCTCGGGGATCGTGCTGGGAGAGGGGCTGCGCGCCAGATCGGAGCATGTACCGTCGGTGCATTTCGGCGGCGTCGGTCTCGGCATCGCCCTTTCCTCGATTTGTGTCTGGGCCGCGCTGCTTGCGGCCGCCGGCTTCTCCACGTCGCAGGCCGACTGGTTCACCGGTGCGCTCGTCGCGCTTGTAGGCACGGTCGTCGTGGCTGCGCTGCTGCCGCGCGGTCATATTGCCGCGAGCGGGGGTGAACGCGAACGACCGCTGACGTGGACGCGGCCGTTGACGGTCATGACGCTTACCTACGGCTTCTTCGGCTTCGGCTATGTGATCACCGCCACGTTTCTCGTCGCCATGGCAAGGGATGCCAGCGGCGGCCACAGCGTCGAATTCCTCGCTTGGCTGCTGACGGGCGCGAGCGCCGCGGTCTCGGTTTATCTCTGGCGCTTCGCGGTACCGAGCTTCGGGCTTGCCGGCGTTTACGCCATCGGCCTGCTGGTGGAGGCTGCGGGGCTTGTTCTGACCGTTTCGTTGCCCTTGCCCTTCGCGCCGCTCATAGGCGGCTTGATGCTCGGCGCCACCTTCATGATGATCACGGCCTACGGGCTGCAGATCGGCCGGCGCCTTGCGCCGGAAAGCCCGCGCCGGGCGCTGGCCTTGATGACCGCAGCTTTCGGCATCGGCCAGATCATCGGACCGCTGGTGGCGGGGTGGCTGGCCGAACGGACCGGCGATTTTACCCTGCCGACGCTCGTAGCAGCCGGCGTTCTCTTTTGCTGCGGAAGCGTGGTCGTCCTCGAACTGCGCAAGATCAACCCCGCGCTGGATCGTTGATTTCCAAGGTCATCCGGCTGACGCGCAGGAAAAATTTGAACGCGCGCAGATTGATGAAATAACAGTAACATTCACATTACCTAATTGTTGCCTAGGGCGAATTGCCCTAGTTTCGGCACATCAAGGGGCAAGTCATTGTCCCTCCTCAGAAGCGAGAGTGCCGCACCTTGTTCCAATCCTTTTTCCCCAAGCCGAAGCAATTCTTCATTTCCGTCACCGTCTGGTCGCTGCTAGCCATTGCCTTCTGGTATGGCTGGGGCGAAAGGCTGGGAGCGGAGTTCGGTCTTCCACCGCTGGCGGTTGACGCGCCGCCCATCGTCGGCATTTCGGCGTTCTGGTCGCCGGCTTTCCTGTGGTTCTACATCTACTTCGCTGTGGTCGTCGGGCTCTTCACGGCGTTCTGGTATGTCTACTCGCCGCATCGCTGGCAGACCTGGTCCATCCTGGGATCCGCCCTGATCCTTTTTGTTACCTATTTCCAGGTTCAGGTCAGTGTCGCGATCAACAACTGGTACGGCCCGTTTTGGGATCTGGTGCAGGCTGCGGTTTCGAAATCGGCAGTGGTGACGGCCGAGCAGTTCTACGGAGAGATTGCCACCTTCCTGGCGATCGCGATGGTGGCCGTCGCCGTTGCGGTCATGACGCGCTTCTTCGTCAGCCACTACATCTTCCGCTGGCGCACAGCGATGAACGAATACTACATGGACAACTGGGGCAGGCTTCGCCATATCGAAGGTGCTTCGCAGCGCGTCCAGGAAGACACAATGCGTTTCTCGACTACAGTCGAGGGGCTTGGCGTCAGCCTGATCGATAGCGTCATGACCCTGATCGCATTCACGCCGGTGCTGATCCGACTGTCGGCCAACGTCACCGAGCTTCCGATTGTCGGCATCATTCCCTATCCGCTGGTGACGGCAGCCGTGCTCTGGTCGCTGTTCGGCACCGTGTTCCTGGCTCTCGTCGGCGTCAAGCTGCCGGGGCTGGAGTTCCGCAATCAGCGCGTGGAGGCCGCCTACCGTAAGGAACTCGTCTACGGCGAGGATCACGCCGACCGCGCCCAGCCGCCGACGGTCGCCGATCTGTTCGACAATGTCCGCCGGAACTATTTCCGGCTTTACTTCCACTATCTCTATTTCAATATCGCCCGCATCTTCTACCTGCAGATCAACAACATCTTCTCGCTGCTGATTCTCGCTCCGTCGATCATCGCCGGCAGGATTTCGCTCGGCGCCCTGAACCAGATTTCCGGTGCATTCGGCCAGGTGACGTCTTCGTTCCAGTATCTCGTCAACTCGTGGCCGACGATCGTCGAGCTCCTCTCGATCTACAAGCGCCTGCGCGCCTTCGAAGCGATCCTCGACGAGGAGCCGCTGCCTGAGATCGACCAGCAGTTCATCGAGGTCGGCGGCAAGGAGGAGCTGGCCCTTTAAGAGGTGGCCGTCAGAAGGCGGAGCGATCCGCCTTCTTTTTTGCGCTCTCGATGATGGGAAGCGCTTCCGCGTAGCTGACGCAGGCGACATCCGGCCTGCCGCAGGTCTCTGCCAGGAAACGGTCGAGCGCGCGCCAATAGGCGCCGCCATTCATCTCGACGAAATGGAAGCCGAGCTGCAGCGGAACACGGCCGCCGTCATACTCCTTGCGGAAGGCATCGCGGTAGGCCGCAAGCGTGCGTTCTTCGAAAACGGAGCTGTTCTTCTTGTTCTCGACCCCCATCGAATGGCGGACGAAAAGATTATAGTCCATTCCGATCACCGGCCGATGCGACGGGCCTTCGGGAATGAGAGGCAAACCGAAACGCGGCAAGCCGTCCTGCACCGACGGCCAGCCGGGCCCCTTGGTCACCAGGCTTGCGTCATAGGTGAAGCCGAACGTCTTCAACGCCGGCAGCAGGCCGTCGCTCAACGAAAGGTAGGGCGCGCGGAAGCCCTTGACATCGTTTCTGGCAAACTCCGCCCAGCCTTGCGGCTCGGCCTCTGCCCTGGCGGCCTTTTTCCAGGCGTCGATTAGTGCCTCGCGGAACGCGGTGAATTCTTGCTGCCAA from Sinorhizobium garamanticum harbors:
- the map gene encoding type I methionyl aminopeptidase; its protein translation is MTLNNDEDLERLKEIGRICANALQAMGEALEPGITTAELDAIGRKVLEDASARSAPELCYKFPGATCISVNEEVAHGIPGSRVIRAGDLVNIDVSAEKDGIFADTGASFPVPPVTTAIDRLCRDGKRAMWVGLKQVRPGQPLAAIGNAIGDFARKNRYSLVTNLASHGIGRSLHEEPGEIATWPDPSERRHMTDGMVFTVEPFLSMGAHWAEGGDDDWTLYSEPRAPTVQYEHTVVVTRGGPLVVTLPG
- a CDS encoding MFS transporter; the encoded protein is MAVAMGFGRFSYTPILPAMMADAGLSPRDAGLIASANFVGYLAGAVLAAYGWAHGRERRIGLAALVATTLLLAAMGMTSSVLAYSVIRFLAGLASAFAMIFISGIVLGEGLRARSEHVPSVHFGGVGLGIALSSICVWAALLAAAGFSTSQADWFTGALVALVGTVVVAALLPRGHIAASGGERERPLTWTRPLTVMTLTYGFFGFGYVITATFLVAMARDASGGHSVEFLAWLLTGASAAVSVYLWRFAVPSFGLAGVYAIGLLVEAAGLVLTVSLPLPFAPLIGGLMLGATFMMITAYGLQIGRRLAPESPRRALALMTAAFGIGQIIGPLVAGWLAERTGDFTLPTLVAAGVLFCCGSVVVLELRKINPALDR
- the sbmA gene encoding peptide antibiotic transporter SbmA — translated: MFQSFFPKPKQFFISVTVWSLLAIAFWYGWGERLGAEFGLPPLAVDAPPIVGISAFWSPAFLWFYIYFAVVVGLFTAFWYVYSPHRWQTWSILGSALILFVTYFQVQVSVAINNWYGPFWDLVQAAVSKSAVVTAEQFYGEIATFLAIAMVAVAVAVMTRFFVSHYIFRWRTAMNEYYMDNWGRLRHIEGASQRVQEDTMRFSTTVEGLGVSLIDSVMTLIAFTPVLIRLSANVTELPIVGIIPYPLVTAAVLWSLFGTVFLALVGVKLPGLEFRNQRVEAAYRKELVYGEDHADRAQPPTVADLFDNVRRNYFRLYFHYLYFNIARIFYLQINNIFSLLILAPSIIAGRISLGALNQISGAFGQVTSSFQYLVNSWPTIVELLSIYKRLRAFEAILDEEPLPEIDQQFIEVGGKEELAL
- a CDS encoding polysaccharide deacetylase family protein, with protein sequence MTRQILALSLCLFPALAIAEPLLAPAPGATANKQLVIVSFDGAHDNALWEKSLAMAKRSGAHFTYFLSCTFLMTKADGKQIYKAPGQKAGRSNVGFAQSRDEIATRAGHIWQAHLDGHDIGSHACGHFDGKGWSERAWQQEFTAFREALIDAWKKAARAEAEPQGWAEFARNDVKGFRAPYLSLSDGLLPALKTFGFTYDASLVTKGPGWPSVQDGLPRFGLPLIPEGPSHRPVIGMDYNLFVRHSMGVENKKNSSVFEERTLAAYRDAFRKEYDGGRVPLQLGFHFVEMNGGAYWRALDRFLAETCGRPDVACVSYAEALPIIESAKKKADRSAF